In Candidatus Brocadiaceae bacterium, a single genomic region encodes these proteins:
- a CDS encoding rubrerythrin family protein: protein MNREERRWVLKAQRSELTEHHIYSRLARAVSDEQDREVLERIAADELRHSEMLREHTGRSPAPNWLKVWWFYLLARLFGYTFVIKLMEAGENRAHGNYGTFNIVPEGTALAQEEHEHEERLIGMLDEDRLKYTGAVVRGLNDALVELTGALAGFTLAFAQPRVVAMAGLITGVSASLSMAGSEYLGRKSEDDELSPARAATYTGLAYALTVMVLIAPYMVFSNLYLCLGVMLAATLLIIAFFNYYMAVARGQPFGARFLEMAGISLGIAALSFGIGALVRRCLPVEV, encoded by the coding sequence ATGAACAGAGAAGAGCGCAGGTGGGTGCTGAAGGCGCAGCGCAGCGAACTGACGGAGCACCACATCTACTCCCGCCTTGCACGCGCCGTGAGTGACGAGCAGGACCGGGAGGTGCTGGAGCGGATCGCGGCGGACGAACTGCGCCACAGCGAGATGCTGCGGGAGCATACCGGCCGTTCGCCCGCGCCGAACTGGCTGAAAGTCTGGTGGTTCTACCTGCTTGCGCGGCTGTTCGGCTACACCTTCGTCATCAAGCTGATGGAGGCCGGTGAGAACCGCGCGCATGGGAACTACGGCACGTTCAACATCGTGCCCGAAGGGACCGCGCTGGCTCAGGAGGAGCACGAGCACGAGGAGCGGCTGATCGGCATGCTCGACGAGGACCGGCTGAAGTACACGGGCGCCGTCGTCCGGGGGCTGAACGACGCGCTGGTGGAGCTGACCGGGGCGCTGGCCGGCTTCACGCTGGCGTTCGCGCAGCCGCGCGTGGTGGCCATGGCGGGACTGATTACGGGCGTCTCCGCTTCGCTCTCGATGGCCGGTTCGGAGTACCTCGGGCGCAAATCGGAAGACGACGAGCTGAGCCCCGCGCGGGCCGCCACGTACACCGGACTGGCGTACGCGCTCACCGTCATGGTGCTGATCGCCCCCTACATGGTGTTCTCGAACCTGTACCTCTGCCTGGGCGTGATGCTGGCGGCGACACTGCTGATCATCGCGTTCTTCAACTACTACATGGCGGTCGCGCGCGGGCAGCCGTTCGGGGCGCGGTTCCTGGAGATGGCGGGGATCAGCCTCGGTATCGCGGCCCTCTCCTTCGGCATCGGCGCGCTGGTCCGGCGGTGTCTGCCGGTGGAGGTGTAG
- a CDS encoding SagB/ThcOx family dehydrogenase → MAAKAILAIGMVFLAAAPPGEGPATESRVMQLPSPQTTGGRPLMAVLKDRHSSRAFSSRPLPHQVLSDLLWAACGVNRPDGRRTAPTARNMQQIDVYVALPEGLYLFDPREHALRPVVAEDLRALTGTQAFAATAPLNLIFVADYARMGGGSDESKAFYAATDTGFSSQNVYLYCASEGLATVVRGMVNREALAAAMGLRPQQHIVLAQTVGYPAEPQ, encoded by the coding sequence ATGGCGGCGAAGGCGATCCTGGCGATAGGGATGGTGTTCCTGGCGGCTGCGCCTCCGGGCGAGGGGCCGGCCACTGAGTCCAGGGTGATGCAGTTGCCGTCCCCGCAGACGACGGGAGGGCGGCCGTTGATGGCGGTGCTGAAGGACCGGCATTCGTCGCGTGCGTTCAGCAGCCGGCCGCTGCCGCACCAGGTGCTCTCGGACCTGCTCTGGGCCGCCTGCGGCGTCAACCGCCCGGACGGCCGCCGGACGGCGCCGACGGCACGCAACATGCAGCAGATCGACGTCTACGTGGCGCTGCCGGAGGGGCTCTATCTGTTCGACCCCCGGGAGCATGCCCTGAGGCCGGTCGTGGCCGAAGACCTGCGCGCCCTGACGGGCACGCAGGCGTTCGCCGCAACGGCCCCGCTCAACCTCATCTTCGTCGCCGATTATGCCCGGATGGGCGGCGGCTCGGACGAGAGCAAGGCCTTCTACGCGGCGACGGACACGGGCTTCAGCAGCCAGAACGTCTACCTCTACTGCGCCTCGGAGGGTCTGGCGACCGTCGTACGCGGCATGGTGAACCGGGAGGCGCTGGCGGCGGCCATGGGGCTGCGACCGCAGCAGCACATTGTGCTCGCCCAGACGGTCGGCTATCCGGCGGAGCCGCAGTGA
- a CDS encoding AI-2E family transporter, with product MTDGAKEESSKGGRIATSLYILAALVVIFAGIKAAERIFVPFLLSVFIAVIVSPVMLWLRRRGVGSAVALTLMVLALVGILIALTSLVSSTMYSFGRDMPEYQRLLAQKTGLVAAWLEEKGMEAPEQFLQDQIKPQALLRFTGTLIGSLSGMLGNSFFILLTVVFMLLEGSAFAAKLDALPEGMRRLTDRYGDVVAGIRRYMAIKTLISASTGLLVMVMLSVLGIKYAVLWGVLAFLLNYVPNIGSFIAAVPPVLLALLLEDSLWMAVWVAVGFTAINILMANLIEPRVTGQGVGLSTLVVFLSLVFWGWLLGPVGMLLSVPLTISVKIALSSDESTRPIALLLGPATPPAVPPPPPAVPPPSPGGDPDAP from the coding sequence ATGACGGACGGGGCGAAGGAGGAGAGCAGCAAGGGCGGGAGAATCGCGACGTCGCTGTACATCCTGGCGGCGCTCGTGGTGATCTTCGCGGGCATCAAGGCCGCCGAGAGGATCTTCGTGCCCTTCCTTCTGTCGGTGTTCATCGCCGTCATCGTCTCCCCCGTGATGCTGTGGCTGCGCAGGCGCGGCGTCGGTTCGGCGGTGGCCCTCACGCTGATGGTGCTGGCTCTGGTGGGGATTCTGATCGCGCTGACGAGCCTAGTCAGCTCCACCATGTACAGCTTCGGGCGCGACATGCCGGAGTATCAGCGCCTGCTGGCCCAGAAGACGGGGCTGGTCGCGGCCTGGCTGGAGGAGAAGGGCATGGAGGCCCCGGAGCAGTTCCTGCAGGACCAGATCAAGCCGCAGGCGCTGCTCCGGTTCACCGGCACCCTGATCGGCAGCCTCAGCGGCATGCTCGGGAACTCGTTCTTCATCCTGCTGACGGTCGTCTTCATGCTGCTGGAGGGCTCGGCCTTTGCGGCCAAGCTGGATGCGCTGCCGGAGGGCATGCGCAGGTTGACGGACCGGTACGGCGACGTGGTGGCGGGAATCCGCCGGTACATGGCGATCAAGACGCTGATCTCGGCGAGCACGGGCCTCCTGGTGATGGTGATGCTCTCCGTGCTCGGGATCAAGTACGCGGTGCTCTGGGGTGTGCTGGCGTTCCTGCTCAACTACGTGCCCAACATCGGTTCGTTCATCGCCGCCGTGCCGCCGGTTCTGCTGGCGCTGCTCCTGGAGGATTCCCTGTGGATGGCGGTGTGGGTGGCCGTGGGCTTCACGGCGATCAACATCCTCATGGCCAATCTGATCGAACCCCGCGTGACGGGCCAGGGCGTCGGACTGTCGACGCTGGTCGTGTTCCTGTCCCTCGTCTTCTGGGGCTGGCTGCTGGGGCCCGTGGGCATGCTGCTGTCCGTGCCCCTGACGATCAGCGTGAAGATCGCCCTCTCGAGCGACGAGAGCACCCGCCCGATCGCCCTGCTGCTGGGGCCGGCGACGCCGCCGGCCGTGCCGCCGCCGCCGCCGGCCGTGCCGCCGCCGTCGCCGGGGGGCGATCCCGACGCCCCATGA
- a CDS encoding DUF1538 domain-containing protein: MRLREQLRSVAFIVAYLVAFQVLIFGRAPEQALRVAGGIALVVLGLTLFLEGLLIGLMPLAERVGSRLPSRGGLRAIIPVGFLLGVGATLAEPAVAALRALGSDIAAWEAPLLFYLLQREPEWLIGAIAIGVGAAMTVGMVRIYAGVSLKPFILGTIGLLLPLSYVVSRSANLASIVGLAWDSGAVTTGTVTVPLVLALGIGVSRSSGRAEGTVSGFGTVALASAFPVLAVLMLGAVLLPRVPPPTGQREFFAPENREKALQLFRNEEALRDYAARHGGEETPGLLAAADTDDGAGLPQGSLGEGGTPHVSAILRRELTYAARALLPLVAFLAVVLLCLIRDRPRYLDEVFLGIASALVGLCLLTTGIGIGLSQLGREVGGRLPQVYRDMQVEKGQIVIHGFDPAVVFPAANIKEGRVDVFHMFDGESVQTVEFRPEWYDRDRQLYIHRVRTSPLTHPELTRIGVLLILLFAFGMGYGSTVAEPALKALGRTVEDHTVGTIKSHSVVRAVSIGVGFGLLAGVIRILYGIPMVWMVLPPYLVLFPLTLVSDEEFTGIAWDSGGVTTGPVTVPLVLAMGLGLGGELDIADGFGILAMASVYPVVAVLLFGLVSRLRQRKVARAGEGVDSGE; encoded by the coding sequence GTGCGGCTGCGCGAGCAACTGAGGTCGGTTGCCTTCATCGTAGCCTATCTCGTGGCGTTCCAGGTGCTCATATTCGGCCGCGCGCCGGAACAGGCGTTGCGGGTGGCCGGCGGGATCGCGTTGGTGGTGCTGGGACTGACCTTGTTCCTGGAAGGGCTGCTCATCGGCCTGATGCCGTTGGCTGAGCGGGTTGGGAGTCGGCTGCCCTCGCGCGGCGGGTTGCGAGCGATCATCCCCGTGGGCTTTCTGCTCGGAGTGGGTGCCACGCTGGCCGAGCCGGCCGTGGCGGCCCTGCGGGCGCTGGGCAGCGACATCGCCGCCTGGGAAGCCCCGTTGCTGTTCTACTTGCTGCAGCGCGAGCCGGAATGGCTGATCGGCGCCATCGCCATCGGGGTGGGCGCCGCCATGACCGTCGGCATGGTGCGGATCTATGCGGGGGTGTCCCTCAAACCCTTCATCCTGGGCACCATCGGCCTTCTGCTGCCGCTCTCGTACGTGGTCTCACGCTCGGCGAACCTGGCGAGCATCGTGGGGCTGGCATGGGACTCCGGCGCCGTCACCACCGGCACTGTGACCGTGCCGCTGGTTCTGGCACTGGGCATCGGCGTCTCCAGATCCTCCGGCAGAGCCGAGGGGACGGTAAGCGGGTTCGGCACCGTGGCACTCGCCTCGGCGTTTCCCGTCCTCGCCGTCCTCATGCTCGGGGCCGTCCTGCTGCCGCGTGTTCCGCCTCCGACCGGGCAGCGCGAGTTCTTCGCACCCGAGAATCGCGAGAAGGCCCTGCAGTTGTTCCGCAACGAAGAGGCGCTGAGGGACTACGCCGCCAGGCACGGCGGCGAGGAAACCCCGGGGCTTCTGGCGGCTGCGGACACGGATGATGGGGCAGGACTGCCCCAGGGATCCCTCGGCGAGGGCGGTACACCGCATGTCTCCGCCATATTGCGCAGAGAACTGACCTACGCGGCCCGGGCTCTTCTGCCGCTCGTCGCGTTCCTGGCCGTCGTGCTCCTGTGCCTGATTCGAGATCGGCCACGCTATCTGGACGAGGTGTTTCTGGGAATCGCCTCTGCGCTGGTCGGCTTGTGCCTGCTCACCACGGGGATCGGGATCGGCTTGAGCCAGTTGGGCAGGGAAGTGGGGGGGCGATTGCCGCAGGTGTACCGCGATATGCAGGTAGAGAAGGGGCAGATCGTCATCCATGGCTTCGACCCTGCGGTTGTGTTCCCGGCGGCCAACATCAAGGAAGGCCGGGTGGATGTCTTCCACATGTTCGATGGCGAATCCGTTCAGACGGTGGAGTTCCGGCCCGAATGGTACGACCGTGATCGTCAATTGTACATCCATCGCGTCCGTACGTCACCCCTGACACATCCGGAGTTGACGCGCATCGGCGTCCTGCTGATCCTGCTCTTCGCCTTCGGCATGGGCTATGGATCCACCGTTGCCGAACCTGCCCTCAAGGCCCTGGGCAGGACGGTGGAGGATCACACCGTCGGCACCATCAAGAGCCACTCCGTCGTGCGGGCCGTCTCGATCGGGGTGGGATTCGGCCTCCTTGCAGGGGTGATCCGCATCCTCTACGGCATTCCCATGGTCTGGATGGTGTTGCCGCCCTACCTGGTTCTATTTCCGTTGACACTGGTCAGCGACGAGGAGTTCACGGGCATTGCCTGGGACAGCGGCGGCGTCACGACCGGTCCGGTCACTGTGCCGCTGGTCCTGGCGATGGGCCTTGGACTGGGCGGTGAGCTGGACATTGCCGATGGCTTCGGGATCCTCGCCATGGCGTCGGTCTACCCTGTCGTCGCCGTGCTTCTGTTCGGGCTGGTCTCGCGACTGCGTCAGCGAAAGGTGGCGCGGGCAGGGGAAGGAGTGGACAGCGGTGAGTGA
- a CDS encoding YbaK/EbsC family protein — protein MDVEAFLSEKGVEFRLERHEQAFSAQEVAASEHVTGHMFAKTVIVKDGETACMLVLPASRHVDMRAAGDMLGGPVRLAEEPELKVLFPDCQIGAEPPFGSQYGMDTCMDESLSTRDEIVFRAGTHDRTVRMRYEDYVTLEQPMVGRFTVED, from the coding sequence ATGGACGTGGAGGCATTCCTTTCCGAGAAGGGGGTGGAGTTCCGTCTGGAGCGGCACGAGCAGGCCTTCAGCGCCCAGGAAGTGGCTGCGTCCGAGCACGTGACCGGCCACATGTTCGCCAAGACCGTCATCGTCAAGGACGGCGAGACCGCCTGCATGCTGGTGCTGCCGGCCAGCCGCCACGTCGACATGCGGGCCGCCGGGGACATGCTGGGCGGCCCGGTGAGGCTGGCCGAGGAGCCCGAACTGAAGGTGCTCTTCCCCGACTGCCAGATCGGCGCCGAGCCGCCGTTCGGCTCTCAGTACGGCATGGACACCTGCATGGACGAGTCGCTGAGCACACGGGACGAGATCGTCTTCCGTGCCGGGACGCACGACCGCACGGTCCGGATGCGCTACGAGGATTACGTGACCCTGGAGCAGCCGATGGTCGGGCGGTTCACGGTCGAGGACTGA
- a CDS encoding universal stress protein, protein MARHTYATILLFAEGSPEGMKAARDAIRLAAAEDAFLIIASVVDTSTLKQLLSSHIFIEEEMEEYEHELEESCRKQIHYVAQLAEKAAVKHRTSLLRGACHTAILREQKDRSATLLVMGAYRASTARRDLMAREKQLIVDEVPCPVLLVR, encoded by the coding sequence ATGGCCCGTCACACCTACGCCACGATCCTTCTGTTTGCCGAGGGCAGCCCGGAGGGCATGAAGGCCGCCCGGGACGCCATCCGTCTGGCAGCGGCCGAGGACGCGTTCCTCATCATCGCGTCCGTCGTCGATACCAGCACGCTCAAGCAGCTCCTGTCGTCGCACATCTTCATCGAAGAGGAGATGGAGGAATACGAGCATGAGCTGGAGGAGTCGTGCAGGAAGCAGATCCACTACGTGGCGCAACTGGCCGAGAAAGCGGCGGTGAAGCACCGCACGTCGCTCCTGCGCGGCGCCTGCCACACGGCCATCCTGCGCGAGCAGAAGGACCGGAGCGCCACGTTGCTGGTCATGGGCGCCTACCGGGCCAGCACGGCCCGCCGCGACCTGATGGCGCGTGAGAAGCAGCTCATCGTCGACGAGGTCCCCTGCCCCGTCCTGCTCGTACGGTGA
- a CDS encoding V-type ATP synthase subunit D, translating into MPALDTTPTRRNYLQLQDRLERVEEGHELLEQKRQILVLELMAQVEAARRIKEQIDRTMAEAYEALHRAAVRSGLTGLQRQAAGTRMEHVLSATTRSVMGVAVPRIRCTPAPFGLQFGIADGRSHTDQAMRCFLESLPLVAELAEVENAVLRLAREIKRTQRRVNALEKVYIPQYKGVLRRIEDALAERQREEFIVLRKVKRKRQAADGPAPGSAPTSEAR; encoded by the coding sequence ATGCCGGCGCTCGATACGACACCGACCCGACGCAACTACCTGCAGTTGCAGGACCGCCTGGAACGCGTGGAGGAGGGTCACGAGCTTCTGGAGCAGAAGCGGCAGATCCTCGTGCTCGAACTCATGGCCCAGGTGGAGGCCGCCCGACGCATCAAGGAGCAGATCGACCGGACGATGGCCGAGGCCTACGAGGCCCTGCACCGGGCGGCCGTGCGCTCCGGGCTGACGGGCCTGCAGCGGCAGGCGGCCGGGACGCGCATGGAGCACGTTCTGAGCGCGACGACGCGCTCGGTCATGGGCGTGGCGGTGCCCCGGATACGCTGCACCCCGGCGCCCTTCGGGCTGCAGTTCGGCATCGCCGACGGCCGCAGCCACACCGACCAGGCGATGCGGTGCTTCCTGGAGTCCCTGCCGCTGGTGGCCGAGCTGGCCGAGGTGGAGAATGCCGTCCTGCGCCTGGCCCGCGAGATCAAGCGCACGCAGCGCCGTGTCAACGCGCTTGAAAAGGTGTACATCCCGCAATATAAGGGGGTCCTGCGGCGCATCGAGGACGCCCTGGCCGAGCGGCAACGCGAGGAGTTCATCGTGCTGCGCAAGGTGAAACGCAAGCGGCAGGCCGCCGACGGCCCCGCTCCCGGCTCGGCACCGACCTCGGAGGCGCGCTGA